The Alosa sapidissima isolate fAloSap1 chromosome 6, fAloSap1.pri, whole genome shotgun sequence genome window below encodes:
- the LOC121711831 gene encoding trace amine-associated receptor 13c-like, with the protein MHTPTNVLLLSLAVSDIFVGIFLMPLQFIWLIESCWLFGTTICAFVNFMSFYLVCASVHNVALIAVDRYLALSNPFFYSTKITVNLIIFVVSLNWMFSLGYNVALLYCNGFFTHALTLCPSECLIIVNKIWSFVDLVVVFVLPCSIMLVLYLKVFAIAKRHANAITRVANSNPDAKSDVPKRSERKAAKVLGILVSVFLLCLVPYYICSFMVESIQRQIFNDVLKYMTTLFYFNSLFNPIIYALFYPWFQKSMIIIVRCRICSPESSLMQVK; encoded by the coding sequence atgcacacaccaaCTAATGTGCTTCTCCTCTCTTTAGCTGTGTCAGATATTTTTGTAGGAATATTTCTGATGCCACTGCAATTCATCTGGCTGATAGAGTCATGCTGGCTTTTTGGGACAACCATTTGTGCTTTTGTCAATTTCATGTCATTCTATTTGGTATGTGCGTCTGTTCATAATGTGGCTCTCATTGCAGTGGATCGATACCTGGCTCTGAGCAATCCCTTTTTCTATTCAACGAAAATCACCGTGAACCTCATTATCTTTGTAGTATCTCTGAACTGGATGTTTTCTCTGGGGTACAACGTTGCTCTTCTGTACTGCAATGGTTTCTTCACTCATGCTCTAACACTGTGCCCAAGCGAGTGCCTCATTATTGTGAATAAGATATGGTCCTTTGTGGATCTTGTGGTTGTGTTTGTATTGCCATGCTCCATTATGTTAGTACTGTACCTCAAAGTCTTTGCCATTGCCAAGAGACATGCCAATGCCATCACCAGGGTGGCTAATAGCAATCCAGATGCCAAGAGTGATGTGCCCAAACGATCTGAGAGAAAAGCTGCAAAAGTGCTTGGTATACTGGTGTCTGTCTTTTTGTTATGCTTGGTGCCCTATTATATATGCAGCTTTATGGTTGAGAGTATccaaagacagatttttaatgATGTGTTAAAATATATGACAACACTATTTTACTTTAATTCTTTATTCAATCCAATTATTTATGCTTTGTTCTACCCGTGGTTTCAAAAGAGCATGATAATAATTGTAAGGTGTCGTATATGTAGCCCCGAGTCTTCTCTCATGCAGGTGAAGTGA
- the rd3 gene encoding protein RD3, with product MASWFGWGGSEPQYRSPRREPSEVVTDTLMLELSWQLKEAERLQRERDSEYRRLKTGVDYSWLVSTPRSSFDISPGERHALEELCAKVPPAHCGAVILRFRQVLEENEPEVPEVPGLFRSVLLESLERVREEEEAQRLSQQWNSRQRAVSMSLLSFRSRVRINPFGSSAHLTSTANGGPGDAYEPEVKTVSEDVERGLGAVPGMRAGGTGRAPRVCSMPDFRHQGINGHVG from the exons ATGGCGTCGTGGTTTGGCTGGGGGGGCAGCGAGCCGCAGTACCGGAGCCCCCGGCGGGAGCCCTCGGAGGTGGTGACGGACACGCTGATGCTGGAGCTCAGCTGGCAGCTGAAGGAGGCCGAGAGGTTGCAGCGCGAGCGTGACAGCGAGTACCGGCGCCTGAAGACTGGTGTGGACTACAGCTGGCTGGTCAGCACACCCCGCAGCAGCTTCGACATCAGCCCCGGCGAGCGCCACGCCCTCGAGGAACTGTGCGCCAAGGTGCCGCCGGCGCACTGTGGCGCCGTCATACTCCG GTTCCGCCAGGTTCTGGAGGAGAACGAGCCGGAGGTGCCGGAGGTGCCAGGCCTGTTCCGTTCGGTGTTGCTGGAGTCGCTGGAGCGCGtgcgtgaggaggaggaggcgcagCGTCTCTCCCAGCAGTGGAACAGCCGCCAGCGCGCTGTCAGCATGTCCCTGCTCAGCTTCCGCAGCCGTGTCCGCATCAACCCGTTCGGCAGCAGCGCGCACCTCACCTCCACGGCCAACGGGGGCCCTGGCGACGCCTACGAGCCCGAGGTCAAGACTGTGTCCGAGGACGTGGAGAGGGGGCTCGGGGCAGTGCCGGGGATGAGGGCTGGAGGAACTGGACGAGCCCCccgtgtgtgcagcatgcctgaCTTCAGGCACCAGGGCATAAATGGACATGTTGGGTGA
- the si:ch211-22i13.2 gene encoding suppressor protein SRP40, with protein MSSKDSKARRSESSSRTDERRRSTSSGGDRHKRKRSRSRSSSSSSSSSSSSSSDSSSSSSSSSSSSSRSSSRSRSSSSSSRDSHSKSRKAPKKVKKEKHNKKKGKKEKKNKRKKDKKSKVEEEPSGPVQISKYLKGKKKGKFSMISGRKIKMKVKKSKKDKQMDKNRAELLEFLNSTL; from the exons ATG TCATCAAAGGATTCCAAGGCAAGGAGAAGCGAGTCAAGTAGTCGAACAGATGAACGAAGGCGGTCCACGAGTAGTG GGGGAGACCGCCACAAGCGGAAACGCAGTCGAAGCAGATCGTCATCAagttcatcctcatcatcatcttcctcgTCGTCCGATTCGTCATCCTCGTCTTCTTCATCGTCGTCTTCCTCATCTCGCTCTTCCTCCCGCAGCAGAAGTAGCAGTTCTAGCAGCAGAG ATTCTCACAGCAAGTCAAGGAAGGCCccaaagaaagtgaaaaaggAGAAGCACAACAAAAAG AAGGggaagaaggagaaaaagaacaaaagaaaaaaggacaaaaaatcCAAAGTAGAGGAGGAACCTTCTGGACCTGTGCAGATCTCAAAG TACCTAAAAGGGAAAAAGAAGGGCAAATTCAGCATGATCTCAGGGAGGAAGATCAAAATGAAAGTGAAGAAGTCAAAGAAAGACAAGCAG ATGGACAAGAATCGTGCCGAGCTGCTCGAGTTCCTCAATTCCACATTATAA
- the LOC121711767 gene encoding trace amine-associated receptor 13c-like, whose protein sequence is MPLQFIWLIESCWLFGTTICAFVNFMSFYLVCASVHNVALIAVDRYLALSNPFFYSTKITVNLIIFVVSLNWMFSLGYNVALLYCNGFFTHALTLCPSECLIIVNEIWSFVDLVVVFVLPCSIMLVLYLKVFAIAKRHANAITRVANSNPDAKSDVPKRSERKAAKVLGILVSVFLLCLVPYYICSFMVESIQRQIFNDLLKYMITLFYFNSLFNPIIYALFYPWFQKSMIIIVRCRM, encoded by the coding sequence ATGCCACTGCAATTCATCTGGCTGATAGAGTCATGCTGGCTTTTTGGGACAACCATTTGTGCTTTTGTCAATTTCATGTCATTCTATTTGGTATGTGCGTCTGTTCATAATGTGGCTCTCATTGCAGTGGACCGATACCTGGCTCTGAGCAATCCCTTTTTCTATTCAACGAAAATCACTGTGAACCTCATTATCTTTGTAGTATCTCTGAACTGGATGTTTTCTCTGGGGTACAACGTTGCTCTTCTGTACTGCAATGGTTTCTTCACTCATGCTCTAACACTGTGCCCAAGCGAGTGCCTCATTATTGTGAATGAGATATGGTCCTTTGTGGATCTTGTGGTTGTGTTTGTATTGCCATGCTCCATTATGTTAGTACTGTACCTCAAAGTCTTTGCCATTGCCAAGAGACATGCCAATGCCATCACCAGGGTGGCTAATAGCAATCCAGATGCCAAGAGTGATGTGCCCAAACGATCTGAGAGAAAAGCTGCAAAAGTGCTTGGTATACTGGTGTCTGTCTTTTTGTTATGCTTGGTGCCCTATTATATATGCAGCTTTATGGTTGAGAGTATccaaagacagatttttaatgATCTGTTAAAATATATGATAACACTATTTTACTTTAATTCTTTATTCAATCCAATTATTTATGCTTTGTTCTACCCGTGGTTTCAAAAGAGCATGATAATAATTGTAAGGTGTCGTATGTAG
- the LOC121711184 gene encoding uncharacterized protein LOC121711184, with the protein MKVLERLVLAHLRPQVTTSMDPLQFAYQREVGVEDAIIYLLQRAHNHLDEAGIAVRIMFFDFSSAFNTIQPVLLREKLQRMQVETSITSWIVDYLTERPQFVRMGGCVSEKVVSSTGAPQGTVLSPFLFTLYTSDFQYNSATRHLQKYSDDSAVVGCVKDGEDTEYRELVNSFVAWCGNNHLLLNVAKTKEMVVDFRRARTKLNTVSIMGDEVEVVENYTYLGVHLDNKLDWKCNTEAVYRKEQSRLYFLRKLRYFNVCSRMLNMFYQSAVSSTIVFAAICWGTSIRANDTKKLNKLITELAL; encoded by the exons ATGAAAGTGTTGGAGAGATTGGTGTTGGCACACCTCAGACCTCAGGTGACCACCTCAATGGACCCACTGCAATTTGCCTACCAACGTGAGGTTGGTGTTGAAGATGCCATCATCTACCTGCTTCAGCGAGCCCACAACCACCTGGATGAAGCTGGTATTGCAGTGAGAATAATGTTCTTCGACTTCTCCAGTGCCTTCAACACCATACAACCTGTTTTGCTAAGAGAGAAGCTACAAAggatgcag gtggagacatCCATAACATCATGGATTGTTGATTACCTGACGGAAAGACCACAGTTTGTACGGATGGGAGGATGTGTGTCCGAGAAGGTGGTTAGCAGCACAGGAGCACCGCAGGGGACTGtactctctccattcctcttcaCATTATACACCTCGGACTTTCAGTACAACTCTGCAACCCGTCATCTGCAGAAATACTCTGATGACTCTGCAGTTGTAGGGTGTGTGAAGGATGGGGAGGATACTGAGTATAGAGAACTGGTGAACAGCTTTGTGGCATGGTGTGGAAACAACCACCTACTCTTAAATGTggccaagaccaaagagatggtAGTGGACTTTAGGAGGGCTAGGACAAAGTTGAACACTGTCTCCATCATGGGGGATGAGGTGGAGGTAGTGGAAAACTACACATATCTGGGTGTACATCTGGATAACAAACTGGACTGGAAGTGCAACACTGAGGCTGTTTATAGGAAGGAACAGAGCAGGCTATACTTCTTGAGGAAGCTTAGGTATTTTAATGTGTGCAGCAGGATGTTGAacatgttttaccagtctgctGTTTCTAGTACCATTGTCTTTGCAGCCATCTGCTGGGGTACCAGTATCAGAGCAAATGACACCAAAAAACTCAACAAGTTGATTACAGAGCTGGCTCTGTAA